One Caenibius sp. WL genomic window, GATCAGTTCAATATCGCGAAATTGAGCACTGTGCGCCGTGTCTGCGCAGACAGCTGCATCGGCAGTTCGCTATCCAGCTTGTCCTGCCGAACCGCCACTTCGTCAGCCAGATAAATGCGCCGCATGATCCAATCGGCGCAATCGCGTTCCGCAATCGGAATGTCTTCCAGACGAACGATGCCGCTATGCCGCCGATCGGCATGCAGAT contains:
- a CDS encoding BLUF domain-containing protein, with product MRQFVYISTAADLGDGDIAAILAASQRNNALRDITGFLLYNGRNFLQLIEGPAASLLALMRDLHADRRHSGIVRLEDIPIAERDCADWIMRRIYLADEVAVRQDKLDSELPMQLSAQTRRTVLNFAILN